The DNA sequence TGAGCCCGGCGACCTCGGCCACGAGCGCACCGTTGGGCTGGCCGCTCCACAGCTGTTGTCGGTCGGCGTACCGGTTGTCCCACTCCGCCCGCACCGCGGGGTCTCCGACGTATCCGTTGCCAGGCAAAAATGTGTCAGATGTGGGCGATCCCACTGTGATGTTGTCGGTCACGGGCCCAACATCACCCATCGTGGCCCGGTCACGCCACTCCTGTTGCCGTACCGGCAAAACGGAATCCAAGGGGCGAGGAACAGCCGGGCGTAGTCGCACTGGACGTCATCGAAACAGGCCGGCCGCGGCATCCTTGACCTGCTGGAGGATGCACCGATGACCAGTGAGAACGTGACCGCAGCCGAGGCCGTCGAGCAGTCTGAACCTCGGCCGGCGAAGGCGGTGGACGGGCATTGTCACGTTGGCTGACCGGCCTGGGATGATCTTGGAGTTGATCGTGCCGGGGAGGGGATCGCTCGTGTCGTCCGCGCCGCCGTCTTACAAGGGTCACCGGTACCCGGTGGAGATCATCGCGCACTGAGTGCGGCTGTACCACCGTTTCCCGCTCGTGGGGCTGCAGTCATCGCCCTCTCGTTCAGCGTCATCGGCGGTTTCGCTGAGCTGTCCGGACCCTCATCAGATCCGTGCCAGCGGGCACGCGACATCGCTGACGAGGCCCGCCCCGCTGACGGAAAAGTGGACTCCGGCATTGAACGCGAGCGAGCCATCAAACCAGCAGGTGATTGGCTCGATGCTGCCACGGAATGCCAACAGGCCGGCGGCGACCCAGGACCCGGGTTTTAATCACCCACACCGCAGAGCACCCGGCGCCGCCCTCACATGGCATCTCAAGTAGTGACCCGGGAAAACTGCGCTACACCCAATAAACCTGCATACAGCACATAAGTGCAGGTCGGATAGCTACTGCCGCGCACATCCCCGCACTCCGAGAGCCCCGCCCACCAGGAACACCACCCACGAAACTGAGAAACCCCAGCTCGTAGCCACAGCAGTCATGCAAACGACTGGGCGACGACAACTCCCCTTCACTCCGGGGAACTGGCGGACGGCATCCCCGGCGCCCGGCTGGCGACCCTGGACTGCGGGCACGCCATCGCCGCCGAAGAGCCGGCCGCGTGGACGGCGTTGATCCGGGACTTCCTGATGTCCGTGGAGGAGACCCGGGCCGCGTACGGGGGTGGCGCGCGCCGGGGAGTCGAAGCCGGGCCGTCCGAGCAGCCCGGCCCGGCGGTCCAGGCCCGGCCCGGAAGGTCCGAGCGGGGCCGGCCCGGTGGTCTAGCCGAGCCGGCCGCTCTCCGGGGCCCGGCCCAGGGCGGCCACCAGCAGGGCGGCGAGCGCCAGGCCGCCGCCCAGCCACATCACGGCTTCGATCCCGGGACCGTCCGCGGTGAGACCGCCGATCAGGGCTCCCAGCGCGATCGCCCCGTTGAAGACACCCACGAAGAGCGAGGACGCCGCCTCGCGGGCCTGCGGCGCGGCAGCCAGCAGCCAGGTCTGGGTGCTCACCGACACGCCGCCGTACGAGATGCCCCACACTGCGAGCAGCACACCGGCTGTCAGCACCGAGCCGCCGACCAGCGGCAGCAGACCCACCGTAGTCGCCAAGACGAGGGCGATCACCAGGAGCGTGCCCCGCGGGGCGCGGCCCGCCCCGGCACCGGCCGCGAAGTTCCCGAGGACACCGGCAACGCCGTAGACGAGGAGCAGGGTACCGATCAGCGTGGGGCTGACCCCGGAGATCTCCTCCAGCGCGGGCCGTACGTACGTGTAGGCGGCGAAGTGCCCGGTGACCAGGAACGCCACCATGGCGAGCCCCGTCGCCACCTGTGGGTTGCCGATCAGCTTCAGCACGCCGCCGAGCCGGATGTCCTGCTCGGCCGGGAGCGGCGGCAGCAGGGCCGCGAGTGCGATCAGGACCACCACTGCGAGGGCGGCGATGACAGCGAACGCCGTTCTCCAATCCGCCAGTTCCCCGATGTACGTACCGGCCGGGACGCCCAGCACCGAGGCCACCGCGATCCCACTGAAGATGAGTGAGGTGGCCGGGCCGATGGCAGTGCCGGACACGAGCCGTACGGCGAGGCCGGCGGCGACCGCCCAGACCACGCCCATGCCGATGCCGACGAGGACACGGGCGACCACCATCACCCCGAAGTTGGGGGCCCACGCCGCGAGCAGGTTGCCCAGCACGAGCAGCGCCATCATGGAGCACAGCAGCACCCGACGGTCCAGCCGGCCGAGCAGCGGCGTCAGCAGCGGCGCGGAGACCGCGCCGACCAGACCCGTGATGGTGAGGGTGAGCCCGGCGGTCCCCTCGCTCACATGGAGCGCGTCACCGATGGGGGTGAGCAGCCCCACCGGCAGCATCTCGGAGGTGACTACCGTGAACGTCGCCCCGGCGACCGCGGTCCAGCCCCCGCGTCGTGCGGACTGCCCCTCTCCGGGCGCCTTGCCTGCGATGTCCTCTGTCTGTGCCATAGAACCAGCCAACCCGCGGAGCCGTTCGGGAACAACTGCCAATCCCTCATCCTTCTATGAGTGGGATTACTCGATCGGGTGGAGGGGGCCGGGATTCCGTGGGCGGCATCGAGATCCGCGAGTTGGAGGCGTTCCTCGTCCTCGCCGAGGAGCTGCACTTCGGCCGAGCGGGCGAGCGACTGTACGTCTCCCAGAGCAGGGTGAGCCAGCTGCTGCGTGCTCTGGAGGGAAGGATCGGTGCCCCGCTGGTCGAGCGCACCAGCCGGCGGGTGCGGCTGACTCCGCTCGGGGAGTCTTTCATCGGCAGCCTGCGGCCCGCGTACGACGGGCTGCGCGCCACCCTGGATGAGGCGCGGGCCGCCGCCCGGGCGGAGGTGGGCAGAGTGCTGCGGATCGGCTTCCAGGGCACCGTCGACGACTACCTCGCCCAGGCGATGGCCCTGTTCGAGGAGGAGTGCCCGGGGTGCGTCCTGGAGCTGACGGAAATCCCGCTGTCGGACCCGTTCGGGCCGGTACGCCGCCAGGAGGTGGACTGCGCGGTGGTGCTCCTGCCAGTACAGGAGGAGGACCTGGTGCTCGGACCGGTCTTCTCCCGGCAGCCGCAGACCCTCGCCGTCTCCGTCCGGCACCCGTTTGCGGCCCGGGAGTCGGTGTCGGCAGAGGAGTTGTCCGACTGCCGGCTCATTGGCGTGGGCGCGGGTGGGACGCCCGGCCCCGCGCCCACGTACTGGCGCCTGGCTCAGACCCCGGACCACACCCCTGAGCTGCGGCCGATCCCGGCGGGCCCGCTGGTCAACACCCTTCAGGAGGGGTTGAGCCTGACGGCGGCGGACCGGGGCGCGATGCTGCTGTGCCGGTCCACGGCCGACTACCACGGGCGGCGCAGCTCCATCACCTTCATCCCGGTCAACGGATTGCCCCCCTCCGAGCTGGGGCTGATCTGGCACCGCTCCCATGTCCCCCCGACCGTCCTCGCCCTCGCGCGGGCAGTGAAGGGCGTCACGCCGGGGCCGTGACCGTGACCCTTTTGGTGGGGGCCTCGCAGAAGGGCGAGCCCGGCCCAGACCACCTTCGTGGCACAGGCCCAGTCGTCTCCTCGCTTCCCCCTGACGGCGTCTCGACCAGCAGCAGCCCGTTCCCGACTGCGACGGGGACCCCGTCATCCCAGGTGTTCATCACCTCGACAGGAAGGGCGGTCCAGTCGCAGTGGCCACCAGCAAGGTGCTATGTCCTGCGGCGACTTGTCCCGACACGCGGCCTCCCCCGAGTTTCGCCGGTGCTCGATCATATCCACTCCCGGTGGATCTTGGCAGGTGCTGAACCGAGCCGCCGGGCCGCAAAGGACCACTTGCCGACCTCGCTCATCTCTTCGGCCAGTTCGGCTTGTCCTGTCGTTCGGCCGGTGGGATTCGTGTGCCTGCCTTGGGCGGTTCGGCGCATTCGATGGTCCTGCACAACCGCGGATCGGCGGCTCTCGGAGGCTCCACGGTCCTGGCTGTCCACACGAGGGCGCCTGCACGGTGTCCGGCATGACAAGCTGTGCTTCCACAGCCTGACCTCAGGAGGTCACCATGACTGCAGAGATTCCATCGCGAGAGGGTTCGGAGGCGGCTGACACCGAGGGCCGTGCCCTGGCGCCTGACGATGAGGGCCAGTACGACCTGAAGGGCAAGTTCCGGGAGGCCCTGGCGCGCAAGCGAGAAAAGCAGGCGCAGGCCGCGGCCCTCGCTGCGAACACCGACGCGTCGAAGGTCCGTGGCGCGCACGGCCCGGCTGCGAGCCAGCGGTCGTTTCGACGAAAGAGCGGCGGCTGACCTCAGCGGCATTTGATGATGCGGCGGACGATCGGCTTGAGGTAGTCCGTGCGGGCCGGCCAATCCGGCCGGCTCGTCCGGTGAGCGCGCCAGGAGTTCACGTTCACGGCCCTGGACGCGCTCGGCCGCCGCGACAGCGGCGACGTCCGCGCGCGGTGTCGCTCGGAAAGGGTCGGGGCGAGGTAGGTCAGGCCGACACTGCCGTTCTCGCCGTGGGTGAGGCCCCACAGCATCAGGTCCTCGTCGGCCGCGCCGACCTCGAGCTCCTCGGCGGCCTCGCGCGCGGCCCGCCCGGTCAGTGTCGACTGGTCCAGCACCGTCCCGTCCTGGGGGGCGATAGCCCCCGGGGCAGCTGCCAGCGACGGCTCCGCAGCCTCGGTCGGCAGGAGCCGTTCAACGTCGAGGGGGCCAGGTCGACCCAGAGACACCTCGTCCACGACTTGTTCAACGGTCTGCCACGGCAGAAGGGGAAGCGCTCCGGCAACGGCGTCCCACGGCCCACGCGCCGGACGGGGGCACTCCGACGGCCCAGTCCACGTGGCCGGCTCCCCGGCGCCAGCCTAGTTTTGGGCCGTAGCTCCGACGTCGAAGGAGAGAGACGTGGCCGACACAAGCCTTTCAGCGGCCTTGGCCGGACTGACCGCCGACGACATCAGTGTCGATGAGGAGGGTCGAGTCTCCGTAGAGAATCCGGAGGTCGCCAGGAGGATTTCGGAGGTCGTCACCGGGACGGCCAGGGCGACCCCCACCAATTCCGGATGCAACTCAGGATGCAGGCCCAACGGTTCGCGGTGCCGTCCGACGTGACCTCGAACTCTCAGTCCCCTCGTGCCTGAGCGCTGAGCCCCGGACGCGATGACCGGTTCTCGGCGCGAGGGCATTCCGATGCACCCACGAGAAGAGGGAGTGCGGTGAACAGCAGCACGGAAGCCCCCAGCAAAAGCGCGGAGCTATTCGCGGACGAGCTCACTTCTTCGCTGCGCGACGACAGCCTGCACCTCATTCTGCTGCCCACAGAGAAATGCAACTTCAGATGCACATACTGCTACGAAGACTTCTCGATCGGCAGGATGGGGCCTCAGGTCATCGAGGGCGTCAAGCGACTGATCGACCGGCGCATCGACGGCCTGCGTTCCCTCTCCGTCTCATGGTTCGGCGGAGAACCGTTGTTGGCCCTGCCGGTGATCGAGGACATCTCCGCTCATATCATCGAGAGAGCGGCCGCAATGCCGGACCTGACGTATTCGGCCGACATGACGACCAACGCCTATTTGCTCGACCGTTCGACTGCGGAGCACTTGAGTCGACTGGGGATCACTGAACACCAGGTGTCGCTCGACGGACCGCAGTCCCTGCACGACCGGACGCGTGTGCAGGCAAATGGCGCTGGATCGTTTCGTCGGATCTGGGAGAACCTGTTGGCGGTCCGCGACAGCGACCTACGGGTCGGTGTCGTCCTTCGGGTACACGTGACCCCGGCCAATGTGCACTCGATGCCGGACTTCTTGAGCGAAGTCCGGGAGGTTTTCCTCGGTGACTCGCGATTCTCCGTCCTCCTCAAGCCGGTGGAGCGACTCGGCGGGCCGCGCGACGGAGAAATGGAAGTGATCAGTCACGACAGGTGGCCGGCCGTCCTGGAAGACTTGGAGAGGATTGTTTCACCCGAGGGAAGCAGGCTCCCCCTCCATCCGACTCCGGAGGTCTGCTACGCCTCCCGCCCCAACTCGCTCATGATCCGCGCCAACGGCGTCGTCGGAAAGTGCACCGTCGCACTGACCGACCCGAACAACGCCGTGGGGAAGATTCACCCGGATGGCACGGTAGAAATTGACAATCATCGTTTCCGCACCTGGCTGCGCGGGTGGGAAAGCGGCGATTGGGATGCCCTGAGCTGTCCTGCGGACGGGCTCCCCGGAACGGGCAGCACGCTCCTGGGGATCGGCCCCACCCGGCTCGTATCGGACACGTAGGTGTACATGGAGAAAGCACGTTCCCAGCGGGACGGTACGGTCGACGTCGACTTCATGACCGACTGTGAGCGCCAGCTGCGGACGCCCCTCGACGTCTGGGCGGGCAACCTTTCCTCCAGCCTGGAGTCCATCAGTCGTGACGGATGGAGCCAGAGTCGTGTGAGGTCGGCCGCGGCACATATGAACCTGGCCGCTCTCGTGGTGGCGAACGCGGGCGACCTCCCATCCGCCGAGCGACTCTGCCGAACCCAGTTGACCTGGCTGGCACAGGTGGCATCGGAATCCGGAGACGTATCCGTTCTGGGAAGCGCCGTGCAGCCGTGGGTCAACCTCGGGAGGCTCCACGTACTGACCGGAAGCATCGAAGAATCCCTTCCGCACTTCCGGCTCGCCGAGCACTTGCGCGACAGGAAACCCGTGCGCCTCGGGCCGTGCCGCATTCAAGCCGACATGTGGCAGCCGCTGGTGGCCGCCGAACCGGACCTGCCCGATGTCCTCTGGAACGTCTTCGTGCTGGACCAGCTGAAGGCTCATTTGCGGACCGGTGACCCCGCCCGCGCACTGTCCGCCGCGGTCACCCTTCGTGAGGCGGCGCCGGCAGGGACGTACCGGTACATCGTCGAGGGTGAGATCATCGCCCTCCTCCGCTCCAGCCGAGCCGAGGATGCACTTCAGTTGGTGGCCCAGGCCGGTCCTGCGACGACATCCGACGAGATCGCGTTCCTCCTGCATCAGATCGCTGCCGCGACCAGCCTGCGGCGGTCGGAGGACGCGCGACGACTCGCGACCGGCCTTTCGGCTTTTGTGACACAGTCGGATCTTCCCTCTGCCGAACCCGCCACCTTCCTCCGCCAGCTGAAACAGTTGGCATATCTCCTTGAGCGGCTCGGAGAGCCGCATTACGCGCTCGCGGTACATCTGCACGGGATGAGGACCTGCCACGAGCGGATGGACGAGCCCCTGTTCCTGAACTTCATCGAGGGTGCGTTGCGACTGGCTCCGGAACACGGCTCCGCGAGTCACTGGCGATCCGCGCGAGAGGACCTGCTCGCATCGTCTCTGTATGCCGAAGTGCGCAGGAGACGGGGCGCAAGTGCCGCACTCGATCACCCGTCCCTACGCGAATTGGTCGTTTCGGTGGAAGCGACTGCTGCGAGAGTCGGGCCGTACGTGCCCGCGGTCTGAAGCCTGCCGGCACCCACGCCGGGGCCGTCTCCGTGGTGTACAGGACATGTTCCTCATCCCCCGAAGCCGCGCTCAGGGCACGGAGACAGCGAGGCCCGACGCGGCAGGCCGGTGTGGTTGCTGAGTTCGGACCAGTGTGGCCGCCGCTGCGGCGATGAAAACGATCTGCAGCAGAGTGCGCCGGCCAAGTGGGTCCCCCTGGGCCACCCCCCTGCGGGCGGCCGACACGTTTGCCGGGAACATCGCGATCATCAGCAGGATGAGCCCGCCGGCTGCCCAGCGAGCGGTCGCCGGAATCAGCAGGCCGACCATACCGGCCACTTCGAGCAGACCGGTGACGGTCACCAGCAGGTCCGCACGGGGCATCCACGGCGGCACCATGCCGATGAGCTCGGACCGCAGCCGGGGTGCGAAGTGCGCAAGCGAGGTGAGCAGGAACATCGCCACCAGCCCAGCTCTCAGAGCGGGCTGCCACCCGTCGAGGGCGTCCACTCCGATCAACCCCGCAAGACGGGCCGCCGTGAATCCCACCACCAGCGCGATCAGTGGCTCCACAGAGGCCTCCCTTCCCTGCGCACGCAGGACCCTCGTCGGCCGGAACGCCATACTCAACCGTGTCCCACTTCACCATCACGACCGGTCTCCCGCCACTGGACGCCCCCGGGGTCCCAGCAGCGGCCACTGAGTTCTTTCCAACCTATGGGGCTGGAGGGCGAGTTGGGCTGACAGGTGAAGCCCCTGGTAGATGGGTTCTCGCCCAAGTAATCCGTCTCCGCCAGAGGCTTCGCGTGCTGGTCTACCCGTCGGGCGTCGAGGTGTTCAGTTCTGTCCGCATCGTCGACGCCCTCGCCCAGGCCAACATCACATGCTGGGCGACGAGGGCTGCCGCGGTGCCGGCGGCACGGTCCGCACCCCGTGCTGGGGAGGGTGGGAGACCCTGTCCATCGGTCAGCAAGCGGTAAACCGGTCAGACGCGAAGATCCGAACCTTCGTCGAGCAGGCCATGGCCACCCTCAAGTCCTGGCGACTCCTCCGCAAGCTCCGGTGCTAACCACCCGGATCACCAGCCTCGTCCAGGCCATCCTCACCCTTCATCTGACCAGCTCAGACCGATGATGGGGTGATCCTCAGTGCCCCTGTGCTTCCGGGACGTTCATCGCCCGGTTCAAAAGCTCCAGGTCCCAGGCAGGCTCCCGCAGGTCGAGCCGGTTCGACGCCCGGAATCCATCCATCGCCAGGTGCAGGTGCCGACGCCACATCGACGGTGCGACGTGCTGCGTGGTCTCGGAGACACGGTCGCTCGCCCACAACAGCACGAGCAGGTCGGCGCCGGTGACGTCGGGACGCACGATGCCCGCACCCTGTGCGCGCAGCAGAACCTGTTGTGCATGTGCACAGATCTCATTGTGTGCGGCCTTGGTGCGGTCGTCGCCGGGGAACCTCCGCGCCAGGAAGTCACCGAATGCCCGATCTCCGGCCTGGGCCGAACACAGAACTTCCAGCAGGCCGCGAAACGCCTCCCACGGGTCCTCCTGGTCGAGTGAGGCCGCCACCTCGTCGATCACGCGGCGCAGCTTCGGTTCGAGCACAGCGCACAGAAGGTCCAGGCGCGTGGGGAAGTGCCGGTAGAGGGTGCCGACCACCAGGCCCGCCTCCCGGGCGATGCCGTCGAGAGCGGCTTCCGCGCCTCGTTCGGCGAACGCGCGCCGGGCGCACTCGAGAAGCCGCTGACGGTTGCGGTGGGCATCCCTGCGCGCGGGCGGTGGGTTCTCTCGGGAAGGCATGAGATCACGGTAGCAAAAGTGCGACATGCCTCAACTTTGAGTCCTGCCTCATCTTTGCTACGGTCGTGAAGCATTGAAAATGAGGGTGTACTCATTTTACGGAGGGGATCCGGGATGGCGAAGCTCAGCGGGAAGGTCGCGGTGATCACCGGCGCGACCTCGGGACTGGCACTGGCGACCGCCAAGTTGTTCGTCGCGGAGGGCGCGCACGTGGTCATCACCGGCCGGCGACAGGAGCAGTTGGACGCCGCGGTGGCCGCGATCGGCCACGAGGTGACCGGTGTGGTCGGTGACGTCGGCGAGGTCGCCCACGTGGTCCGCCTGGCCGATGTCGTGGCGGCCGAACTGGGCCGGGTCGACGTCCTCGTCGCGAGTGCCGGGGCCTGGACGTGGAACGAGCGCATCGGCGACGTGACCGAGGAGTCGTTCGACGCCGTGTTCGGCGTGAACGTGCGCGGGACGTTCTTCACCGTGCAGAAACTCCTGCCATTGCTGTCCGACGGCGCCTCGATCGTGCTCATCGGGTCGGGCGCCGCAGAGAAAGGTGATCCGGGAACCACGATCTACGCGGCGAGCAAGGCTGCGCTGCGGTCGTTCGCGCGGACCTGGACCACCGACCTGAAGGAACGGGGGATCCGCGTCAACGTCCTCAGTCCCGCCGCGATCGACACCCCGGCGTTCGCGAACCTCCCGCCGGGATTCAGGGATCAGATCGCCTCGCTGGTGCCCCTCGGCCGCCTTGGCGCCGAACGGGAGATCGCCACCGCGGCGCTCTTCCTCGCGTCCGTGGACTCGAGCTTCGTCAGCGGAATTGACCTCCCTGTCGACGGAGGGATCGGCCAGGTCTGACACCACACCGGCTCACGGCCGCCATGCGGCGCGGAGTCCACACTGAGCCCTCTCCAACCTGTCGTCTACGCTGGTCAGCGGATTACAACCCGACCTTGACCGTAGCTGGGCCAGGCTGTTGACCAGCGATCCCATCATCCGACAGGCCGGCCGTCGGGCCACTCCGTCTGAGGGTCCCGCAGACCGGGAACCGTACGACCTGATCGGTCTCCTCTGCTCGCCTCCTCGCCTCCTCGCCAAGGTGCTGCTTCAGCTCGTCGTACGGTCTCTCACGCGCATCCCCAAGCCTTCCTCACTGCTTCCCGGTCCCTCCCGGACGTCGGGCCTTCCCGGGGTGCAACGACCCCGTGGCCGTCTGGCAGCGGGAAGCGGCCTGCCGACTTCCGACTTCCGACTGCCGCTGTCAACGAGCCTGCCGGTGAACGGTGTTGGAGTCACCGAACCGAGACTTTCGCGACAACTGCGGTCTCATGCCTGACCAGCAGAAACCGCACACGAGGTTCGGAAGGAGAACGACCTCTGACCTTGTCGTTCATCATCCGCCGGCGAGCGAGCCTCGGAACTGTCTCGCGTCCTCGGCTTCGTCGTCTGTCCGATGCGCCGAGATTTCGTGCCCTTCTTGTGGTGGGTGGGAGGGCTGTAAGCCTCGCCTCGCCTGTGGCCAGGACGCGTCCTCGACTTCGACGGCTACGAAGACCTCGATGCCCCCATGAAACGCGAGCTCGGCGATGCCGGCTGGTGGTTCGACACTTCAGCCCTCACACCTGAGGAGACCGCAGATCGGATCATCCGTGAAGCTCGCGATCACGCGCTGGTGAACTGACCGCGACCCCGGCGAAGAACACGGCGGCGTCACCGGGCGGCGTGCGGCCTGTGCGTCGTCCACCTGTTGCTGAAGGGGGGACCCGCCCGGTCCTGGTGTCGTTCGAGAGGAGGAAGCGACGGCCACGTCGCTGGTCCGCGCTGGTCTGGCGTGCCGGTTCCTGAGCCCGGTCAGGATCTGAGTTCGCCGGAGTCATGTGGTGCGGGTCTGTGTCGCCCGCCAGAACGCGTCGACGCGGGCGTTCCACTCGTCGGGGATCTCCTGGAAGGGCTGGTGTGCTTCCTCTTCCATGACCGCGAACCGGGCGCCGGGGATCGCGTCGGCGACGGCGCGGCCGAGTTCGGGGCGGCTGGTGGAGTCACGGCCACCGGCGAGTACGAGTGTCGGCACGTCGATGTCCGGCAGACGGTTCGTCGTGTCGTGGTCGAGGACGGCGTCGAGGAAGCGGTTCAGGTTCTCGGTCGTCTGCTTGTGGGGGAAGGCGAGTACGTCCTCAATGAACCGGTCCACCGTGCCGTCGTTGTGAGCCCGGGGCGTGTAGATGTCCAAGTAGAAGCCCTCGAGGAAGGTGCGTTCGGCGGGGGCGGTCTCGGCCAGCCAGCGGATGAACAGGCCCCAACGGCGCAGATAGGCATCCGGCACCGGCCAGGTGCTCTGCAGGACCAGGCTGCGCACCAGCCGGGGGTGGCGAAGAGCCAGCTCCTGGCTGATGATGCTGCCGCCGGAGAAGCCGGCGACGTGGGCGGACGGAATGTCCAGCGCCCGCAGCAGCGCGGCGGCGTCGTCGGCCATCGTTTCGATCGAGACAGGGTCCTCGGGCATGGCGGTCCGGCCCGCTCCCCGGTTGTCGAAGGCGGTCAGCCGGTAGCGGTCGGCGAGCCCGTCGAGCTGGAAATGCCAGGACTCGACGGTGTCACCGAGCCCTCCGACCAGCAGGACGTCCGGCCCGGTACCGACCTGTTCGGTCCAGATGTCCAGTCCGTCCGCGCGAACATACCGTCCCATCGGCCGTCCTCCTCCCACGGTTCCTTCAAGGGTCCGCCCGTCGGGCATGGCACGCCACCCACGCTCCAGCTCACCGGCCCTGGCGTGAGGAGCCTGCCCAGTAGCAAGGGCACCCGGACCCGTCCGCCGCGGCGGCGGCCATACAGGCCTGTGCCCTTGCCAGGGACTCGGCCGGGCAGAGCCCGTTCCTCGCCTCCGCCTGGGTTCCCCGTGCGGCGGCGAGGGACGGCTGCCCGCTCGCCCCCGAGCGTCCGGAAGCGTGGCAGCAGGGCGGCCGCGTGGTTGGAGGAGTACCCGGCGCGGGCGGCGTCGTCCGCGCCGCCCGCATCCCAGGCCGCCACGCAGAGGTCGGCGGCGGTGTCGGGGGCCTCTGCCCGGCGGGGCGCCCGGGGGACGAGGACCGCTCGAAGCGGTCGGGCAGGGCGTTGTCCAGGTCCCGTACGGGGTGCGCGCGTGCCGCGGACGGTACGGGCGCGGTGGCCAGGGCGCCCAGCGGGGCGCGGATCGCGTCGTCGAGGCCGTCACCGGCCGGGGCGGTGACGAGCTTCAGTTCCCAGGGGCGGCCAGGGATCCCGGCCCGCTGCGGGTTCACGTCTGCCCCGGCGCGGTGGGCGGCTGGAGCAGCGGAGGGTCGGGCCAGTCGAAGGTGACCGGTGACATGCTTCGCTTCGCCAGGTACTTGCTCAAGTCCCGGCCTTGGTTCCGCTCGTGCTGGGTGGTGGTCGGGAGCGGAAAGCCCAGCGCGCGGTAGAGGCCGGCCCTGTGGACCAGGAAGGTGTCCTCCGCGGCGTCGCAGTACGCGTCCACCGCCCCCGCGACCGCCCGGCAGGCGAGCAGCACCAGGAGCAGGCAGCCGACCGCGTACGCGCCCCGGGCCCACCAGGTGGGCAGCAGCGGGGTCCACAGCAGCAGTCCCGCGGCGAACGGTACGGCCTGTGTCCGGGCGACGATCAGACTGGACGCGGTCTCCAGACGCGTCCGCGCGGTCTGGTCGACCACCTGGACGAGGGGCCGCCAGCACAGCTCCAGATCCAGCCCGTGCCGCTCTTCCACCCGCTGTTCGGTGGCGGCCAGGGCGTTTCCGATCCGGGTG is a window from the Streptomyces capillispiralis genome containing:
- a CDS encoding radical SAM protein, with product MNSSTEAPSKSAELFADELTSSLRDDSLHLILLPTEKCNFRCTYCYEDFSIGRMGPQVIEGVKRLIDRRIDGLRSLSVSWFGGEPLLALPVIEDISAHIIERAAAMPDLTYSADMTTNAYLLDRSTAEHLSRLGITEHQVSLDGPQSLHDRTRVQANGAGSFRRIWENLLAVRDSDLRVGVVLRVHVTPANVHSMPDFLSEVREVFLGDSRFSVLLKPVERLGGPRDGEMEVISHDRWPAVLEDLERIVSPEGSRLPLHPTPEVCYASRPNSLMIRANGVVGKCTVALTDPNNAVGKIHPDGTVEIDNHRFRTWLRGWESGDWDALSCPADGLPGTGSTLLGIGPTRLVSDT
- a CDS encoding alpha/beta fold hydrolase, which encodes MGRYVRADGLDIWTEQVGTGPDVLLVGGLGDTVESWHFQLDGLADRYRLTAFDNRGAGRTAMPEDPVSIETMADDAAALLRALDIPSAHVAGFSGGSIISQELALRHPRLVRSLVLQSTWPVPDAYLRRWGLFIRWLAETAPAERTFLEGFYLDIYTPRAHNDGTVDRFIEDVLAFPHKQTTENLNRFLDAVLDHDTTNRLPDIDVPTLVLAGGRDSTSRPELGRAVADAIPGARFAVMEEEAHQPFQEIPDEWNARVDAFWRATQTRTT
- a CDS encoding SDR family oxidoreductase, with the protein product MAKLSGKVAVITGATSGLALATAKLFVAEGAHVVITGRRQEQLDAAVAAIGHEVTGVVGDVGEVAHVVRLADVVAAELGRVDVLVASAGAWTWNERIGDVTEESFDAVFGVNVRGTFFTVQKLLPLLSDGASIVLIGSGAAEKGDPGTTIYAASKAALRSFARTWTTDLKERGIRVNVLSPAAIDTPAFANLPPGFRDQIASLVPLGRLGAEREIATAALFLASVDSSFVSGIDLPVDGGIGQV
- a CDS encoding LysR family transcriptional regulator, coding for MGGIEIRELEAFLVLAEELHFGRAGERLYVSQSRVSQLLRALEGRIGAPLVERTSRRVRLTPLGESFIGSLRPAYDGLRATLDEARAAARAEVGRVLRIGFQGTVDDYLAQAMALFEEECPGCVLELTEIPLSDPFGPVRRQEVDCAVVLLPVQEEDLVLGPVFSRQPQTLAVSVRHPFAARESVSAEELSDCRLIGVGAGGTPGPAPTYWRLAQTPDHTPELRPIPAGPLVNTLQEGLSLTAADRGAMLLCRSTADYHGRRSSITFIPVNGLPPSELGLIWHRSHVPPTVLALARAVKGVTPGP
- a CDS encoding TetR/AcrR family transcriptional regulator, which encodes MPSRENPPPARRDAHRNRQRLLECARRAFAERGAEAALDGIAREAGLVVGTLYRHFPTRLDLLCAVLEPKLRRVIDEVAASLDQEDPWEAFRGLLEVLCSAQAGDRAFGDFLARRFPGDDRTKAAHNEICAHAQQVLLRAQGAGIVRPDVTGADLLVLLWASDRVSETTQHVAPSMWRRHLHLAMDGFRASNRLDLREPAWDLELLNRAMNVPEAQGH
- a CDS encoding DoxX family protein, producing the protein MEPLIALVVGFTAARLAGLIGVDALDGWQPALRAGLVAMFLLTSLAHFAPRLRSELIGMVPPWMPRADLLVTVTGLLEVAGMVGLLIPATARWAAGGLILLMIAMFPANVSAARRGVAQGDPLGRRTLLQIVFIAAAAATLVRTQQPHRPAASGLAVSVP
- a CDS encoding MFS transporter, whose product is MAQTEDIAGKAPGEGQSARRGGWTAVAGATFTVVTSEMLPVGLLTPIGDALHVSEGTAGLTLTITGLVGAVSAPLLTPLLGRLDRRVLLCSMMALLVLGNLLAAWAPNFGVMVVARVLVGIGMGVVWAVAAGLAVRLVSGTAIGPATSLIFSGIAVASVLGVPAGTYIGELADWRTAFAVIAALAVVVLIALAALLPPLPAEQDIRLGGVLKLIGNPQVATGLAMVAFLVTGHFAAYTYVRPALEEISGVSPTLIGTLLLVYGVAGVLGNFAAGAGAGRAPRGTLLVIALVLATTVGLLPLVGGSVLTAGVLLAVWGISYGGVSVSTQTWLLAAAPQAREAASSLFVGVFNGAIALGALIGGLTADGPGIEAVMWLGGGLALAALLVAALGRAPESGRLG
- a CDS encoding DUF5302 domain-containing protein → MTAEIPSREGSEAADTEGRALAPDDEGQYDLKGKFREALARKREKQAQAAALAANTDASKVRGAHGPAASQRSFRRKSGG